The following are encoded together in the Streptomyces sp. NBC_00358 genome:
- a CDS encoding GbsR/MarR family transcriptional regulator → MAEPTAAERDPEAVSKFVEGFAAQLVEAGMQRMPARVFAALLASDAGAMSSAELGEQLRVSPAAVSGAVRYLAQQHMVSREREPGSRRERYRVHSNQWYEALTNRDAVLKRWELALRVGVDSLGSTTPAGRRLSETLAFFEFIDGEIAAMMERWRAHRETLYGDA, encoded by the coding sequence ATGGCCGAACCGACTGCGGCGGAACGGGATCCGGAGGCGGTCTCGAAGTTCGTCGAGGGATTCGCGGCACAGCTCGTCGAGGCCGGCATGCAGCGGATGCCCGCCCGTGTCTTCGCGGCACTGCTGGCCTCCGACGCGGGCGCGATGTCCTCCGCAGAACTCGGCGAGCAGCTCCGGGTCAGCCCCGCCGCGGTCTCCGGCGCGGTGCGGTATCTCGCGCAGCAGCACATGGTCTCGCGCGAGCGCGAACCAGGCTCGCGGCGCGAGCGGTACCGGGTGCACAGCAACCAGTGGTACGAGGCCCTGACCAACCGCGACGCGGTGCTCAAGCGCTGGGAGCTCGCGCTGCGCGTCGGCGTCGACTCCCTCGGTTCCACGACCCCCGCCGGGCGGCGGCTCTCCGAGACCCTCGCGTTCTTCGAGTTCATCGACGGTGAGATCGCCGCGATGATGGAACGCTGGCGCGCGCACCGCGAGACGCTGTACGGCGACGCGTGA